One genomic segment of Ricinus communis isolate WT05 ecotype wild-type chromosome 5, ASM1957865v1, whole genome shotgun sequence includes these proteins:
- the LOC8266476 gene encoding lysine-specific demethylase 5B isoform X2 has protein sequence MGKGKPRAVEKGVIGQNLSVSSSGSLHVPPAPVYYPSEEEFKDPLEYICKIRVEAEKYGICKIVPPKSWSPPFALNLDTFTFPTKTQAIHQLQARPASCDSKTFELEYRRFLEEHCGKKLKKRLIFEGDELDLCKLFNAVKRFGGYDKVVKEKKWGEVSKFVRLGKKISECAKHVLCQLYFEHLYDYEKYYIQLNKELNKSSKRGMRHDKKCDDGGHRAEVSCSKRRRRNVEGEKVEVCNKVEKVEELDQICEQCRSGLHGEVMLLCDRCNKGWHIYCLSPPLKQIPPGNWYCFECLNSDKDSFGFVPGKCFTIEAFRRVADRAKRKWFGPGSASRVQMEKKFWEIVEGSAGEVEVMYGSDLDTSIYGSGFPRLNDQRPESVEAKVWDEYCGSLWNLNNLPKLKGSMLQAVHNNITGVMVPWLYVGMLFSSFCWHFEDHCFYSMNYLHWGEPKCWYSVPGNEVKAFEKVMRSSLPDLFDAQPDLLFQLVTMLNPSVLQENHVPVYSVLQEPGNFVITFPRSYHAGFNFGLNCAEAVNFAPADWLPHGGFGADLYQMYHKTAVLSHEELLCVVTKFGNFSTKVSPYLKKELQRIYNKEKNKRERLWRSGIIKSSPMCPRKCPEYVGTEEDPTCIICKQYLYLSAVVCRCRPSAFVCLEHWEHICECKSSRLRLLYRYTLAELYDLVLIVDKCDSDERLQGNNLLRHNSCSNEMNALVKKVKGGHVSLVQLAEQWLLRCHKIFQSPYSGDAFSTLLKEAEQFLWAGSEMDPVRKMAKNLITAQKWAEGIRECLSNVENWSCNCSCDFKRVQMECINELLKFDPVPCNEPGYLKLQEHAGEARLLSQEIVSALSSCSKLSRQISELELLNSKACGFPIYIKDGEKLLQKISSAKAWIECARKCISEKRPATVDMNILYKLKSEISELQVELPEEEMLLDLVRHAELCQSRCNEVLRAPVSLKMQTVELLLSEWEKLTVNVPEFILLKQYHLDAVSWITRCNDILVNVHEREDQDNVVNELQALLKDGSTLRIQVDKLSIVEVELKKACCRQKALKAHHSKMPFSFIQQLMKDASVLQIESEELFIDMSGVLSAALSWEERAMKVLEDEAPMSDFEDILRSAANISVILPTLDDVRDAVATAQCWLKNSKAFLGSPSSLESGSCSLLQLQALEELVLQSKSLKITFEERRMLEMVLKNCGEWKLVACSALQDTGCILDSSYIGNGQNNDLSVRIEHLVTRIESITKTGLSLGFDFLEIPKLQDACFVLQWCSRALSLCYAAPSFEDVEKLMDASDNLSVTHVSYPLWSSLMDGVKWLRKALGAISVQSNFERWKLSEAEELLEKAQVINISFPVVVDQLVNSIHKHKLWQGQVDQYFSLKFEERSWSQILELKELGKDVAFSCSQLDMVLYEVEKVEKWKQQGVKVAQIFVGDGNLLLDALEKIKHSLDISLYIYGKSQSFRARTIFMCCTDYNKDQEVLTCSVCKDCYHLRCLMPALLHGKNVELYVCAYCQFLEDLSIINNQVSPLRFREKQCELSMLIKLLSDAENFSLRIEEREILQQVVDQALECKTCLREILDFELSYLDKDLSMISKKLIIALKAVQVAGTYDRQGNFDLELALAKNSWRVKAKRLIDGVQKPTMQQIQGHMKEGLAKSIPLEDYFWRNLTELKQIGLQWADRAKKVVLDSGALGLDKVFELLSEGENLPVYLDKELKLLGARSMLYCICRKPYDDRAKVTCDRCNEWYHIDCVKLHCPPKVYVCTACDPLKELSTSPQMDNERWTSAKSVEPKTPSPPHWHTTARKKAELSVEQKKLPSIDSNSILMRSSGIDRLWWRNRKPFRREAKKRAELESLSPFIHIKQ, from the exons ATGGGAAAAGGTAAGCCAAGAGCCGTAGAGAAAGGGGTTATAGGGCAAAACTTGAGTGTATCATCATCTGGGTCATTGCATGTACCTCCAGCACCTGTTTATTATCCTAGTGAAGAAGAATTTAAAGACCCTCTAGAGTATATTTGCAAGATTAGAGTAGAAGCTGAGAAATATGGGATTTGTAAGATTGTACCACCAAAGAGTTGGTCGCCACCATTTGCATTAAATTTGGATACTTTTACTTTTCCTACAAAAACACAAGCTATTCATCAGTTGCAAGCTAGGCCTGCTTCGTGTGATTCAAAGACTTTTGAGTTGGAGTATAGGAGGTTTTTGGAGGAACATTGTGGtaagaaattgaagaaaaggcttatTTTTGAAGGGGATGAATtggatttgtgtaaattgttTAATGCTGTTAAGAGGTTTGGTGGATATGATAAGGTTGTGAAGGAGAAGAAATGGGGTGAGGTTTCTAAGTTTGTTAGGTTAGGGAAGAAGATTTCGGAGTGTGCGAAGCATGTCTTGTGTCAATTGTATTTTGAGCATTTGTATGATTATGAGAAGTATTATATTCAGTTGAACAAGGAACTAAATAAGAGCTCCAAAAGGGGAATGCGACATGACAAGAAATGTGATGATGGGGGCCATAGGGCCGAGGTTTCGTGCTCAAAGAGAAGGCGGAGGAATGTCGAGGGTGAGAAAGTTGAGGTTTGTAATAAGGTTGAGAAGGTGGAAGAGCTTGATCAAATATGTGAGCAATGTAGGAGTGGTTTGCATGGGGAAGTGATGCTTTTGTGTGATAGATGTAATAAGGGATGGCATATTTATTGCCTATCACCGCCTTTGAAGCAAATTCCACCTGGGAATTGGTATTGCTTTGAGTGCTTGAACTCAGATAAGGATAGCTTTGGGTTTGTGCCTGGAAAATGCTTTACAATTGAAGCTTTTAGGCGTGTAGCTGATCGGGCCAAGAGAAAATGGTTTGGACCAGGATCTGCTTCACGAGTGCAAATGGAGAAAAAGTTTTGGGAAATTGTGGAGGGATCTGCTGGTGAAGTTGAAGTTATGTATGGCAGTGATTTGGATACTTCAATTTATGGGAGTGGATTTCCTCGTCTAAATGATCAGAGACCAGAATCTGTTGAAGCTAAGGTGTGGGATGAATACTGTGGTAGCCTATGGAATCTCAATAACTTGCCAAAGTTGAAAGGCTCAATGCTTCAAGCTGTTCACAATAATATAACTGGTGTTATGGTGCCCTGGCTGTATGTTGGcatgttattttcttctttttgctgGCATTTCGAAGATCACTGTTTTTACTCTATGAACTATCTGCACTG GGGAGAGCCAAAATGTTGGTATAGTGTCCCTGGTAATGAAGTCAAAGCTTTTGAGAAG GTGATGCGAAGTAGTCTTCCTGATCTGTTTGATGCACAACCAGATTTACTCTTTCAGCTTGTGACCATGTTGAACCCATCCGTCTTGCAAGAAAATCATGTTCCAGTCTATAGTGTCCTGCAG GAACCTGGAAATTTTGTCATCACCTTCCCCAGATCTTATCATGCAGGATTCAATTTTG GTTTGAACTGTGCAGAAGCTGTTAATTTTGCTCCTGCTGATTGGCTACCTCATGGTGGGTTTGGAGCGGATTTGTATCAGATGTATCATAAAACTGCTGTGTTATCCCATGAGGAGCTTCTTTGTGTTGTAACTAAGTTT GGCAACTTTAGTACCAAAGTATCACCTTATTTGAAGAAAGAATTGCAGAGGatatataataaagagaaaaacaagagAGAGAGACTTTGGAGAAGCGGCATTATCAAATCTTCTCCCATGTGCCCTCGAAAATGTCCTGAATATGTTGGTACTGAAGAG GATCCAACATGTATTATATGCAAGCAGTACCTTTATCTCTCTGCTGTTGTTTGCCGTTGTAGGCCATCTGCATTTGTATGCCTGGAG CACTGGGAGCACATTTGTGAATGCAAATCGAGTAGACTTCGCCTTCTTTATCGTTATACCCTGGCGGAATTGTATGATTTAGTGCTTATAGTAGATAAGTGTGATTCTGATGAGAGATTGCAGGGTAATAACTTACTAAGGCACAATTCCTGTTCGAATGAGATGAATGCTTTGGTGAAGAAG GTCAAAGGTGGCCATGTCAGTTTGGTTCAACTTGCAGAACAATGGCTTTTGCGCTGTCATAAGATTTTTCAGTCTCCATACTCTGGTGATGCATTTTCTACCTTATTGAAGGAGGCTGAACAATTTCTTTGGGCTGGTTCTGAGATGGATCCC GTGCGGAAAATGGCGAAGAATCTGATTACAGCTCAGAAGTGGGCAGAAGGGATAAGAGAGTGCCTTTCCAACGTTGAAAACTGGTCTTGTAACTGCAGTTGTGATTTCAAGAGAGTGCAAATGGAGTGTATCAATGAGTTGCTAAAGTTTGATCCTGTGCCCTGTAATGAGCCTGGGTATCTTAAATTGCAG GAGCATGCAGGAGAAGCCAGGCTGTTGAGTCAGGAAATTGTCTCTGCTTTGTCATCATGCTCAAAA TTGTCACGACAGATCTCTGAGTTGGAGTTGCTGAACTCAAAAGCTTGTGGTTTtccaatttatataaaagacgGCGAGAAATTGTTGCAGAAAATCTCATCAGCAAAG GCATGGATAGAATGTGCAAGGAAATGCATCTCAGAAAAACGTCCTGCTACAGTTGATATGAATATTCTCTACAAGTTGAAGTCAGAG ATATCAGAGCTTCAAGTTGAGCTTCCAGAAGAAGAAATGCTTTTGGATCTAGTAAGACATGCTGAATTATGTCAGTCTCGTTGCAATGAAGTTTTGAGAGCTCCTGTTAGTCTAAAG ATGCAGACTGTTGAGCTGCTACTCAGTGAGTGGGAGAAACTTACTGTTAATGTACCAGAGTTCATACTTCTAAAACAATACCACCTTGATGCTGTTTCCTGGATTACCCGCTGTAATGATATATTGGTGAATGTGCATGAACGGGAAGATCAAGATAATGTAGTTAATGAGTTACAAGCCCTTCTAAAAGATGGATCAACTTTGAGAATTCAAg TCGATAAATTGTCTATTGTTGAGGTTGAGTTGAAGAAGGCTTGTTGCAGGCAAAAAGCTCTGAAG GCACATCATTCCAAAATGCCCTTTAGCTTCATTCAGCAACTTATGAAGGACGCTTCTGT GCTGCAGATCGAGAGTGAGGAgttatttattgatatgtcTGGAGTGCTTTCAGCTGCCTTGTCTTGGGAGGAAAGAGCAATGAAAGTTCTTGAGGATGAAGCTCCAATGTCTGACTTTGAGGATATCTTAAG AAGTGCAGCAAACATATCTGTGATTCTACCTACTTTAGATGATGTGAGAGATGCTGTAGCAACAGCCCAGTGCTGGTTAAAGAATTCTAAGGCATttttaggatctccatcatccCTGGAATCCGGCTCCTGTTCTCTGCTTCAACTTCAGGCTTTGGAG GAGTTAGTTTTGCAGTCAAAGTCACTTAAAATAACTTTCGAAGAAAGAAGAATGCTTGAAATGGTTTTGAAGAATTGTGGGGAGTGGAAGCTGGTTGCCTGCTCTGCATTGCAGGACACAGGGTGCATACTGGATTCAAGTTATATTGGCAACGGGCAGAACAATGATCTTAGTGTGAGGATTGAACATCTAGTTACTAGAATAGAGTCCATTACAAAAACTGGTTTATCTCTTGGTTTCGACTTTCTTGAGATTCCAAAACTTCAAGATGCTTGTTTTGTGCTTCAATGGTGCAGTAGGGCCCTTTCTTTGTGTTATGCTGCTCCGTCTTTTGAG GATGTTGAGAAGTTGATGGATGCTTCAGACAATCTTTCTGTTACACATGTATCTTATCCTCTGTGGAGCTCTTTGATGGATGGGGTCAAATGGCTCAGGAAAGCCTTGGGGGCAATTTCTGTGCAAAGTAATTTTGAAAGGTGGAAGTTGAGCGAGGCTGAGGAGCTTCTTGAGAAAGCTCAG GTTATAAATATCTCCTTTCCAGTAGTGGTGGACCAACTAGTAAATAGTATACATAAACACAA GTTGTGGCAAGGACAAGTGGATCAATATTTTAGTCTCAAGTTTGAAGAGCGTTCTTGGTCTCAAATACTAGAACTTAAG GAACTTGGGAAGGATGTTGCATTTAGTTGTTCACAACTAGATATGGTTTTATATGAAGTTGAAAAAGTTGAAAAGTGGAAGCAACAAGGTGTTAAGGTTGCACAGATCTTTGTGGGTGATGGGAATCTTTTGCTGGATGCTTTAGAAAAG ATTAAACATTCTCTCGATATATCTTTATACATTTATGGCAAGTCCCAGAGCTTCAGAGCAAGAACTATATTCATGTGCTGCACTGATTATAACAAAGATCAGGAGGTTTTGACTTGTTCAGTATGCAAAGACTG CTACCATTTGCGGTGTCTAATGCCAGCATTACTACATGGTAAAAACGTGGAACTCTATGTTTGCGCTTACTGCCAGTTTCTGGAGGATCTATCAATAATTAACAATCAAGTTTCTCCTCTG AGATTTAGAGAGAAGCAATGCGAGTTAAGCATGCTGATCAAACTTCTATCTGATGCAGAAAATTTCTCTCTACG GATAGAAGAAAGAGAGATATTGCAACAAGTTGTGGATCAAGCTCTGGAATGCAAAACATGCTTGAGAGaaatattggattttgaattatCTTATTTGGATAAAGATCTTAGCATGATCTCTAAGAAGTTAATAATTGCTTTGAAG GCAGTGCAAGTGGCTGGTACGTATGATCGTCAAGGTAACTTTGACCTTGAATTGGCGTTAGCAAAAAATTCATGGAGAGTGAAGGCTAAGAGACTAATAGATGGGGTGCAGAAACCCACGATGCAACAGATTCAGGGGCATATGAAGGAG GGGCTGGCTAAAAGCATACCGCTTGAAGATTACTTCTGGAGGAATCTCACAGAACTGAAGCAAATAGGCTTGCAGTGGGCTGATCGTGCCAAGAAG GTTGTATTGGATTCTGGGGCTCTTGGTTTAGATAAAGTTTTTGAACTTCTTTCAGAAGGTGAAAATTTGCCGGTTTACTTGGACAAGGAACTAAAG TTATTAGGAGCTCGAAGTATGCTGTACTGCATTTGTAGAAAGCCTTATGATGATAGAGCAAAAGTTACCTGTGATAGGTGCAATGAGTGGTACCATATTGATTGTGTCAAGTTACATTGCCCTCCAAAGGTGTATGTATGTACTGCATGTGACCCTTTAAAAGAGTTGTCTACATCACCACAGATGGATAATGAGAG ATGGACAAGTGCCAAAAGTGTAGAACCAAAGACGCCCTCACCTCCGCACTGGCACACAACGGCAAGAAAGAAGGCCGAGCTTAGTGTGGAACAAAAGAAGCTTCCAAGTATTGATAGCAATAGCATATTAATGCGATCAAGTGGAATTGATAGGTTGTGGTGGCGAAACAGAAAGCCTTTTAGAAGGGAGGCAAAGAAACGAGCTGAGCTTGAAAGTCTTTCTCcatttattcatataaaacAATAG
- the LOC8266476 gene encoding lysine-specific demethylase 5B isoform X4 produces the protein MGKGKPRAVEKGVIGQNLSVSSSGSLHVPPAPVYYPSEEEFKDPLEYICKIRVEAEKYGICKIVPPKSWSPPFALNLDTFTFPTKTQAIHQLQARPASCDSKTFELEYRRFLEEHCGKKLKKRLIFEGDELDLCKLFNAVKRFGGYDKVVKEKKWGEVSKFVRLGKKISECAKHVLCQLYFEHLYDYEKYYIQLNKELNKSSKRGMRHDKKCDDGGHRAEVSCSKRRRRNVEGEKVEVCNKVEKVEELDQICEQCRSGLHGEVMLLCDRCNKGWHIYCLSPPLKQIPPGNWYCFECLNSDKDSFGFVPGKCFTIEAFRRVADRAKRKWFGPGSASRVQMEKKFWEIVEGSAGEVEVMYGSDLDTSIYGSGFPRLNDQRPESVEAKVWDEYCGSLWNLNNLPKLKGSMLQAVHNNITGVMVPWLYVGMLFSSFCWHFEDHCFYSMNYLHWGEPKCWYSVPGNEVKAFEKVMRSSLPDLFDAQPDLLFQLVTMLNPSVLQENHVPVYSVLQEPGNFVITFPRSYHAGFNFGLNCAEAVNFAPADWLPHGGFGADLYQMYHKTAVLSHEELLCVVTKFGNFSTKVSPYLKKELQRIYNKEKNKRERLWRSGIIKSSPMCPRKCPEYVGTEEDPTCIICKQYLYLSAVVCRCRPSAFVCLEHWEHICECKSSRLRLLYRYTLAELYDLVLIVDKCDSDERLQGNNLLRHNSCSNEMNALVKKVKGGHVSLVQLAEQWLLRCHKIFQSPYSGDAFSTLLKEAEQFLWAGSEMDPVRKMAKNLITAQKWAEGIRECLSNVENWSCNCSCDFKRVQMECINELLKFDPVPCNEPGYLKLQEHAGEARLLSQEIVSALSSCSKISELELLNSKACGFPIYIKDGEKLLQKISSAKAWIECARKCISEKRPATVDMNILYKLKSEISELQVELPEEEMLLDLVRHAELCQSRCNEVLRAPVSLKMQTVELLLSEWEKLTVNVPEFILLKQYHLDAVSWITRCNDILVNVHEREDQDNVVNELQALLKDGSTLRIQVDKLSIVEVELKKACCRQKALKAHHSKMPFSFIQQLMKDASVLQIESEELFIDMSGVLSAALSWEERAMKVLEDEAPMSDFEDILRSAANISVILPTLDDVRDAVATAQCWLKNSKAFLGSPSSLESGSCSLLQLQALEELVLQSKSLKITFEERRMLEMVLKNCGEWKLVACSALQDTGCILDSSYIGNGQNNDLSVRIEHLVTRIESITKTGLSLGFDFLEIPKLQDACFVLQWCSRALSLCYAAPSFEDVEKLMDASDNLSVTHVSYPLWSSLMDGVKWLRKALGAISVQSNFERWKLSEAEELLEKAQVINISFPVVVDQLVNSIHKHKLWQGQVDQYFSLKFEERSWSQILELKELGKDVAFSCSQLDMVLYEVEKVEKWKQQGVKVAQIFVGDGNLLLDALEKIKHSLDISLYIYGKSQSFRARTIFMCCTDYNKDQEVLTCSVCKDCYHLRCLMPALLHGKNVELYVCAYCQFLEDLSIINNQVSPLRFREKQCELSMLIKLLSDAENFSLRIEEREILQQVVDQALECKTCLREILDFELSYLDKDLSMISKKLIIALKAVQVAGTYDRQGNFDLELALAKNSWRVKAKRLIDGVQKPTMQQIQGHMKEGLAKSIPLEDYFWRNLTELKQIGLQWADRAKKVVLDSGALGLDKVFELLSEGENLPVYLDKELKLLGARSMLYCICRKPYDDRAKVTCDRCNEWYHIDCVKLHCPPKVYVCTACDPLKELSTSPQMDNERWTSAKSVEPKTPSPPHWHTTARKKAELSVEQKKLPSIDSNSILMRSSGIDRLWWRNRKPFRREAKKRAELESLSPFIHIKQ, from the exons ATGGGAAAAGGTAAGCCAAGAGCCGTAGAGAAAGGGGTTATAGGGCAAAACTTGAGTGTATCATCATCTGGGTCATTGCATGTACCTCCAGCACCTGTTTATTATCCTAGTGAAGAAGAATTTAAAGACCCTCTAGAGTATATTTGCAAGATTAGAGTAGAAGCTGAGAAATATGGGATTTGTAAGATTGTACCACCAAAGAGTTGGTCGCCACCATTTGCATTAAATTTGGATACTTTTACTTTTCCTACAAAAACACAAGCTATTCATCAGTTGCAAGCTAGGCCTGCTTCGTGTGATTCAAAGACTTTTGAGTTGGAGTATAGGAGGTTTTTGGAGGAACATTGTGGtaagaaattgaagaaaaggcttatTTTTGAAGGGGATGAATtggatttgtgtaaattgttTAATGCTGTTAAGAGGTTTGGTGGATATGATAAGGTTGTGAAGGAGAAGAAATGGGGTGAGGTTTCTAAGTTTGTTAGGTTAGGGAAGAAGATTTCGGAGTGTGCGAAGCATGTCTTGTGTCAATTGTATTTTGAGCATTTGTATGATTATGAGAAGTATTATATTCAGTTGAACAAGGAACTAAATAAGAGCTCCAAAAGGGGAATGCGACATGACAAGAAATGTGATGATGGGGGCCATAGGGCCGAGGTTTCGTGCTCAAAGAGAAGGCGGAGGAATGTCGAGGGTGAGAAAGTTGAGGTTTGTAATAAGGTTGAGAAGGTGGAAGAGCTTGATCAAATATGTGAGCAATGTAGGAGTGGTTTGCATGGGGAAGTGATGCTTTTGTGTGATAGATGTAATAAGGGATGGCATATTTATTGCCTATCACCGCCTTTGAAGCAAATTCCACCTGGGAATTGGTATTGCTTTGAGTGCTTGAACTCAGATAAGGATAGCTTTGGGTTTGTGCCTGGAAAATGCTTTACAATTGAAGCTTTTAGGCGTGTAGCTGATCGGGCCAAGAGAAAATGGTTTGGACCAGGATCTGCTTCACGAGTGCAAATGGAGAAAAAGTTTTGGGAAATTGTGGAGGGATCTGCTGGTGAAGTTGAAGTTATGTATGGCAGTGATTTGGATACTTCAATTTATGGGAGTGGATTTCCTCGTCTAAATGATCAGAGACCAGAATCTGTTGAAGCTAAGGTGTGGGATGAATACTGTGGTAGCCTATGGAATCTCAATAACTTGCCAAAGTTGAAAGGCTCAATGCTTCAAGCTGTTCACAATAATATAACTGGTGTTATGGTGCCCTGGCTGTATGTTGGcatgttattttcttctttttgctgGCATTTCGAAGATCACTGTTTTTACTCTATGAACTATCTGCACTG GGGAGAGCCAAAATGTTGGTATAGTGTCCCTGGTAATGAAGTCAAAGCTTTTGAGAAG GTGATGCGAAGTAGTCTTCCTGATCTGTTTGATGCACAACCAGATTTACTCTTTCAGCTTGTGACCATGTTGAACCCATCCGTCTTGCAAGAAAATCATGTTCCAGTCTATAGTGTCCTGCAG GAACCTGGAAATTTTGTCATCACCTTCCCCAGATCTTATCATGCAGGATTCAATTTTG GTTTGAACTGTGCAGAAGCTGTTAATTTTGCTCCTGCTGATTGGCTACCTCATGGTGGGTTTGGAGCGGATTTGTATCAGATGTATCATAAAACTGCTGTGTTATCCCATGAGGAGCTTCTTTGTGTTGTAACTAAGTTT GGCAACTTTAGTACCAAAGTATCACCTTATTTGAAGAAAGAATTGCAGAGGatatataataaagagaaaaacaagagAGAGAGACTTTGGAGAAGCGGCATTATCAAATCTTCTCCCATGTGCCCTCGAAAATGTCCTGAATATGTTGGTACTGAAGAG GATCCAACATGTATTATATGCAAGCAGTACCTTTATCTCTCTGCTGTTGTTTGCCGTTGTAGGCCATCTGCATTTGTATGCCTGGAG CACTGGGAGCACATTTGTGAATGCAAATCGAGTAGACTTCGCCTTCTTTATCGTTATACCCTGGCGGAATTGTATGATTTAGTGCTTATAGTAGATAAGTGTGATTCTGATGAGAGATTGCAGGGTAATAACTTACTAAGGCACAATTCCTGTTCGAATGAGATGAATGCTTTGGTGAAGAAG GTCAAAGGTGGCCATGTCAGTTTGGTTCAACTTGCAGAACAATGGCTTTTGCGCTGTCATAAGATTTTTCAGTCTCCATACTCTGGTGATGCATTTTCTACCTTATTGAAGGAGGCTGAACAATTTCTTTGGGCTGGTTCTGAGATGGATCCC GTGCGGAAAATGGCGAAGAATCTGATTACAGCTCAGAAGTGGGCAGAAGGGATAAGAGAGTGCCTTTCCAACGTTGAAAACTGGTCTTGTAACTGCAGTTGTGATTTCAAGAGAGTGCAAATGGAGTGTATCAATGAGTTGCTAAAGTTTGATCCTGTGCCCTGTAATGAGCCTGGGTATCTTAAATTGCAG GAGCATGCAGGAGAAGCCAGGCTGTTGAGTCAGGAAATTGTCTCTGCTTTGTCATCATGCTCAAAA ATCTCTGAGTTGGAGTTGCTGAACTCAAAAGCTTGTGGTTTtccaatttatataaaagacgGCGAGAAATTGTTGCAGAAAATCTCATCAGCAAAG GCATGGATAGAATGTGCAAGGAAATGCATCTCAGAAAAACGTCCTGCTACAGTTGATATGAATATTCTCTACAAGTTGAAGTCAGAG ATATCAGAGCTTCAAGTTGAGCTTCCAGAAGAAGAAATGCTTTTGGATCTAGTAAGACATGCTGAATTATGTCAGTCTCGTTGCAATGAAGTTTTGAGAGCTCCTGTTAGTCTAAAG ATGCAGACTGTTGAGCTGCTACTCAGTGAGTGGGAGAAACTTACTGTTAATGTACCAGAGTTCATACTTCTAAAACAATACCACCTTGATGCTGTTTCCTGGATTACCCGCTGTAATGATATATTGGTGAATGTGCATGAACGGGAAGATCAAGATAATGTAGTTAATGAGTTACAAGCCCTTCTAAAAGATGGATCAACTTTGAGAATTCAAg TCGATAAATTGTCTATTGTTGAGGTTGAGTTGAAGAAGGCTTGTTGCAGGCAAAAAGCTCTGAAG GCACATCATTCCAAAATGCCCTTTAGCTTCATTCAGCAACTTATGAAGGACGCTTCTGT GCTGCAGATCGAGAGTGAGGAgttatttattgatatgtcTGGAGTGCTTTCAGCTGCCTTGTCTTGGGAGGAAAGAGCAATGAAAGTTCTTGAGGATGAAGCTCCAATGTCTGACTTTGAGGATATCTTAAG AAGTGCAGCAAACATATCTGTGATTCTACCTACTTTAGATGATGTGAGAGATGCTGTAGCAACAGCCCAGTGCTGGTTAAAGAATTCTAAGGCATttttaggatctccatcatccCTGGAATCCGGCTCCTGTTCTCTGCTTCAACTTCAGGCTTTGGAG GAGTTAGTTTTGCAGTCAAAGTCACTTAAAATAACTTTCGAAGAAAGAAGAATGCTTGAAATGGTTTTGAAGAATTGTGGGGAGTGGAAGCTGGTTGCCTGCTCTGCATTGCAGGACACAGGGTGCATACTGGATTCAAGTTATATTGGCAACGGGCAGAACAATGATCTTAGTGTGAGGATTGAACATCTAGTTACTAGAATAGAGTCCATTACAAAAACTGGTTTATCTCTTGGTTTCGACTTTCTTGAGATTCCAAAACTTCAAGATGCTTGTTTTGTGCTTCAATGGTGCAGTAGGGCCCTTTCTTTGTGTTATGCTGCTCCGTCTTTTGAG GATGTTGAGAAGTTGATGGATGCTTCAGACAATCTTTCTGTTACACATGTATCTTATCCTCTGTGGAGCTCTTTGATGGATGGGGTCAAATGGCTCAGGAAAGCCTTGGGGGCAATTTCTGTGCAAAGTAATTTTGAAAGGTGGAAGTTGAGCGAGGCTGAGGAGCTTCTTGAGAAAGCTCAG GTTATAAATATCTCCTTTCCAGTAGTGGTGGACCAACTAGTAAATAGTATACATAAACACAA GTTGTGGCAAGGACAAGTGGATCAATATTTTAGTCTCAAGTTTGAAGAGCGTTCTTGGTCTCAAATACTAGAACTTAAG GAACTTGGGAAGGATGTTGCATTTAGTTGTTCACAACTAGATATGGTTTTATATGAAGTTGAAAAAGTTGAAAAGTGGAAGCAACAAGGTGTTAAGGTTGCACAGATCTTTGTGGGTGATGGGAATCTTTTGCTGGATGCTTTAGAAAAG ATTAAACATTCTCTCGATATATCTTTATACATTTATGGCAAGTCCCAGAGCTTCAGAGCAAGAACTATATTCATGTGCTGCACTGATTATAACAAAGATCAGGAGGTTTTGACTTGTTCAGTATGCAAAGACTG CTACCATTTGCGGTGTCTAATGCCAGCATTACTACATGGTAAAAACGTGGAACTCTATGTTTGCGCTTACTGCCAGTTTCTGGAGGATCTATCAATAATTAACAATCAAGTTTCTCCTCTG AGATTTAGAGAGAAGCAATGCGAGTTAAGCATGCTGATCAAACTTCTATCTGATGCAGAAAATTTCTCTCTACG GATAGAAGAAAGAGAGATATTGCAACAAGTTGTGGATCAAGCTCTGGAATGCAAAACATGCTTGAGAGaaatattggattttgaattatCTTATTTGGATAAAGATCTTAGCATGATCTCTAAGAAGTTAATAATTGCTTTGAAG GCAGTGCAAGTGGCTGGTACGTATGATCGTCAAGGTAACTTTGACCTTGAATTGGCGTTAGCAAAAAATTCATGGAGAGTGAAGGCTAAGAGACTAATAGATGGGGTGCAGAAACCCACGATGCAACAGATTCAGGGGCATATGAAGGAG GGGCTGGCTAAAAGCATACCGCTTGAAGATTACTTCTGGAGGAATCTCACAGAACTGAAGCAAATAGGCTTGCAGTGGGCTGATCGTGCCAAGAAG GTTGTATTGGATTCTGGGGCTCTTGGTTTAGATAAAGTTTTTGAACTTCTTTCAGAAGGTGAAAATTTGCCGGTTTACTTGGACAAGGAACTAAAG TTATTAGGAGCTCGAAGTATGCTGTACTGCATTTGTAGAAAGCCTTATGATGATAGAGCAAAAGTTACCTGTGATAGGTGCAATGAGTGGTACCATATTGATTGTGTCAAGTTACATTGCCCTCCAAAGGTGTATGTATGTACTGCATGTGACCCTTTAAAAGAGTTGTCTACATCACCACAGATGGATAATGAGAG ATGGACAAGTGCCAAAAGTGTAGAACCAAAGACGCCCTCACCTCCGCACTGGCACACAACGGCAAGAAAGAAGGCCGAGCTTAGTGTGGAACAAAAGAAGCTTCCAAGTATTGATAGCAATAGCATATTAATGCGATCAAGTGGAATTGATAGGTTGTGGTGGCGAAACAGAAAGCCTTTTAGAAGGGAGGCAAAGAAACGAGCTGAGCTTGAAAGTCTTTCTCcatttattcatataaaacAATAG